TAACATATACGTAGAAAAAGCAACATTAAAAAATGGAATATTACCAAGCTGGTTCGGCGAATCAATACCAGTAGAAAAAGAAGTCTCATTAGAAGTTTACAAAGAATTACAAGACATATTAAATGAAAAAACAAAATCAGAATATAAAGAAATTCAGAATATAGTAGAAGAATACAAAAACAAAAAATTCCCCACACTTAAAGAAAACGAAATATTAGTAGAAGTAATACAACAAGATCTAATAGTAATTAACTCACCCTTTGGCAGTAAAGGAAACAATACCTTAGGTTCACTACTATCATTTACCATATCTAAAGAAAAAAACATATCCATCAATTATAGAAATGATCCTTACCATATAGTATTATCATCAGTAATTCCAATATCCACAGAAGACATTCAAAACGCAATAGACTACATACTAAAATTAGATAAAGAAAAAGCAAAAGAAATAATAGAAATCTCAATACAACAAACCCCACAATTCAAATGGAAATTACTTACAGAGGCAGAAAGATTCGGAGCAATAGACAAAGAAAAAGATATAAAAAACATAAGTTCAACCCTATTAAAAGCCTATACAAACACTATCATAGGAAAAGAAGCCATAAAAGAACTTTTAGTCAAAAACCACGACCTAGAAATACTCCACCTTTTAGAAAAATTCTCTTGGAAAATATTAGAAACTCCAATACCGTCACCATTATCGAAAGACTTTCTAGATAAACTCCTAATATTATCACAAAATACAGAATCAGAACCTATAATGCTAGAAATATATAAGAAAAGACTACAAGCAAAAGAAATCCAGATAATATGCCTAGTATGCGGTTGGAATCAACAAACATCAGTTAAAAACACACCAGATAAATGTCCAAAATGTGGCTCAGCATTCCTAACAGCAACATACCCAGAAGACAAACAAACAAAAGAAATAATAAGAAAAAAAATCAAAGGAGAAAAACTAAAAAGAAACGAAACATACAAACTAGAAGAAGCACAAAAAATAGCATCACTATTTTCAAGATACGGAAAAAATACATTCATAGCACTAGCAGTTAATGGAGTAGGACCTAACAATCTAGGAAAAGTATTAGGAAAATTACCAGAAGGAGAAGAAAAATTCTACTTAACCCTCATGGAAGAAGAAAAAAGATTCCTAAGATACAAAAAATACTATACAAAATAAAAAATACAGCACATACTAACTGAATAATACTTCAGCTTTTAGAACAAAGCGCGGCAAAAAGGCGCCGCAGCCGGGATTTGAACCCGGGTCAAGGGCTCGACAGGCCCTCATACTAGGCCACTATACTACTGCGGCATAATTTAATATTGAGTTACCTTATTTAAAGTTAATGAAATAACGAATAAATGTATTCAACAATCCCTTTCACTATGAATTTAGACGCACAAATAAAGTTAAAGAGGAAAAACTAGCTTTACAATATAAATATGCGGTTTACGGGAATTAACGTTTAAGCTTAATTATTTTAATTTATGACGTGATTACAGACATGTCCTTTTTAATTGTTGTTGTCGTCTCCATTTATCGAAAACGTTGAGATAAAAGATAACATATGCTACATCAAATGTAAAATGTGAGAAATTAAGGGCTGAAGGAGGTGTTTCTCCTTCAACGCCAGGGACGGGATTCGGACCCGCGCAGGGATTCCCCTACTGGCTCTCAAGGCCAGCCCCTTAGTCCGCTCGGGCACCCTGGCAATATTTAATTGACTATAATAGTTTTAATTATTAACTATTATGAGTGAATACCCTTTTATTCTTTTTATGACTTTTATGTTGTTGAAGTATTTTGAGAAATATTTTATTACATTTCTTTCTCCTTTATATACTATCATTTGGATAAATCCTTTTTCGTCTAACTTTTGAGAGGATTGTTCTGCAAATTTTTCTAGGAAATCTGTTCCTTTTGACAGCGGTGGGTTTGAATATATGGCTGCTACTTTAGTTTTTAGTTCTGTTAGTACGTCGCTTTTTTGTACTTCTATTCTGTTTTCTAGATGATATCTTTGTACGTTTAATTTTGCTGTTTTTACTGCTAATGGATTTATATCTAACATTATAATTTTCAGTTTCGGATTTTTTAATGCAATGAATATTCCTATTGGACCATATCCACAGCCTAGATCTACTACTGTGCCTTCTTCAGGTAGTATAAGGTTTTCTATAAATGCTCTTGTTCCTAAATCTAGTTTTCTTTTGGAAAATAATCCTGGATGGCTTACTAATGATAGTGGAATTCCTTCTACTACTTCATTAATTACAAAAATGCTCATTTTTTCCATGCCTTTGGATATAGATCTCTTTGTATTAATACTCGTTTTGTAGATATAACTTCTCCTCTGTCTGGAATTTTATCAGAATCTACTTTTGCTATTCCTATGCTTACTGCTTCTCCTTTTAACGTAAGTATTCCTACCATATCTCCTTTTCTGAAGTTTTGGTATGCGACTATTCCTGGAGAATTTAATGGTGCGCCGTAAGATATTGCATCTACTGTATTGTCGTCTATAATTATTTTTGGAATTCCGCAAAGTCCTATTTCCATAGGCATTAGTATTTTTCTTAAATCTGTTTCATCTTTACAGTTTTTCCACATGTATAAAGCTTCTGAAACTTCTTGTAATGTTACTAGGTTGTCTTCTGTAAATATGCCTGATTTTATTCTTCTTAGTTCTCTCATGTGGGCTCCACAGCCTAGGATTATTCCAATATCATGGCATATTTTTCTCATATAAGTTCCTGGATCTGAAGAAATTTTTAGTAAGTATAGTCTTCCTTCAGAGTCAACTATTTCTATATCGTGAATTTTTTTTACTCTTAATCTTCTTTTAACTGATGATCTTACGGGTGGTCTTTGATAGATTTTTCCTTTAAATTGATTTACTACTTCTGCTACTTTTTCTTTTTCTACATCCGAATGTAATTCCATTACGCACATGTAGTCTTTTCCTGCTTTGGTTGTATATGGTAATATTTTCGTGGCATTTTCTAGTCCTATTGGGAGTACTCCGGTTACTTTGGGATTGCCCCGCCTTTTAAGGCTCTAGGGTCCCTCCATGACCTACTTTATTTACTTTAAACATTTGTTTTATCCAAAATGCTACTTCATGGCTTGTTGGGCCTGCTGGTTTATCAATATTTATTATAGAGTTCTTAATTAGAAGAGTAATATCGCGTTTATCTGGAAAAAAACCTATATTTTCAGACGTTTGAGCTTCTTTTCTTATATTCCAATTATTTTTGTATTTACAGTATTCATCTATCTTATATATAAATGGATAAAAATCCATTTAAATCACTGGTATTTTTATCTTTAACTTTTCCTTCATAAATTCTGTAAGATTTGCTTCTTGAATTTTTTTCTCAATATCATCGTCTGAAGCTCCTTTTTGTATATCAATTTTTTTATCTGTTGGTTCTAAGTGTAATATGTTTGCTCTTTTTCTCTTTATTCCTGAAATTTTCTTTGGTCCTGTTATTAACACAAAATTATCGTCTAATATATCTGCTATTACACATTTTTTACCTGCATCTTTACCTCTTGTTTTTACACATATTCTTCCTATTTCTATTGCGGGCATTATAATCAAGAAAAACTTAATGCAAGCAATTTAAATTTAGCGTTTTCTAGAGACAGAAGAAAGTTAAAATGAGACGCCGAGGACGGGATTTGAACCCGTGTGGGGTTTCCCCCATCGGTTCTCCAGACCGACCCCTTAGTCCGCTCGGGCACCTCGGCACGTTTAATAATTAGATAAAAAACTTAAAAATCTTTACACTAACTCTATCTCAATATAAACATCTTCTGGAACTCTAACTCTCATTAATTGTCTCATTACTCTTTCGTCAGCTGAAATATCAATTACTCTTTTATGTATGCTCATCTCCCATTTCTCCCATTTTTTCCTTCCTTCACCGTGTGGCAATCTCATTAATGGAACTTCCATTCTCTTAGTGGGCAATGGCACTGGACCTCTCATACTTATACCAGTTTTATCAACTATAGCTTTGATTTGATTAACCACATAATTAAGATCAGTAACATTATTGCTCCATAATCTGATCCTAGCTTTTGAGGGCATAAAAACACCATAAGTCTAAAAATTATTTGATCTCAACTTTTTGTGGTTTTACGTCATTTATTACTCCTACTCCTACTGTTTTACCCATATCTCTCATTGCAAATCTTCCTAATGCTGGAAAGTCACTGTATTTTTCTGCGCATAAGGGCTTTATTGGTTTAAACTTTACTACTGCAATGTCTCCTTGCTTTATAAATTGTGGATTCTTTTCTGTTTCTTTACCAGTCTTTGGATCTAATTTTGAGACTATTTCAGATATTCTACATGCTACGCTTGCAGTATGAATGTGCAATACTGGTGTATATCCAACTGCTATTGCTGTCGGATGCCATATGACAATAATTCTAGCAGTAAATTCATCAGCAACCGTAGGAGGAACGTCTGTATGTCCTGCTACATCTCCTCTTTTGATATCTTTTTTGTCTACACCTCTAACATTAAATCCAATATTGTCTCCTGGTTCTGCCTTTTCTAATCTAGTATAGTGAGTCTCTATAGATCTTACTTCTCCAGTCTTTCCTGCTGGCATAAACACTAGTTTATCATTTACTTTTAGTACTCCGCTTTCTACTCTTCCCACTGGCACTGTACCTACTCCGGATTTAGAATATACTTCTTGAATTGGAATTCTCAATGGTTTGTCTACTGGTTTTGGTGGGACTTCTAATTTATCCAATGCTTCCTCTAATGTAGGACCATTATACCATTTCATATTTTCTGATCTTTTAGTTACATTTTCATCGGTTATTGCTACTACTGGAACGAATGTTACTTTATTCATATCATACCCAAAGCTTTTCATAAATTTAGTTACTACATCTTTAATTTCATTAAATCTCTTCTCATCATATGGAGGATCTGTTGCGTCCATTTTAGTTACTGCTACTATTACTTGGTTTATTCCCATAGTTTTTGCTAAAATTATATGTTCTCTGGTTTGTCCTTCAGCGCTCATTCCTGATTCAAATTCGCCTTTTTTAGCTGATATGGCTACAATTGCTGCATCAGCTTGGCTAGCTCCTGTAATCATATTCTTTACGAAATCTCTATGCCCTGGTGCATCTATAATCGTAAAGAAGTACTTCTGTGTTTCAAATTTCATGAAAGTTAAATTTATTGTTACGCCTCTTTCTCTTTCTTCTTTTAATCTATCTAATAAGAATGCGTATTTATCTGATTCTTTACCTAACTTCTTTGCTGCGTCTTCGGCTTCTTTGATTGTCTTTTCATCCAAAAATCCTCTTTCCATTAATAGTCTTCCAACTAATGTGCTTTTTCCGTGATCTACGTGGCCTATTACTATTAAATTCAAGTGAGGTTTTTGAGACATTTGTTATTCACTCTCACGCAATCTAATACATTCTTCATTAAAAAATTAGCTTATCTTGAACTTAGAGCAATTCTCTCGGTTTCTTCTTTCTTTCTCACTGCATAGCTTTTTGGATCGTTTGAGGCTGCTGCTAATATTTCCTCAGCTAATGATTCATCAATAGGTTTAGGATTGTTAAATGAGGAGTTTCTAGCTCCTTCTACTAGATATCTTAATGCTAAATCAACTCTTCTCTGTGGCGAAACATCTACTGCTACGTAGTAAACTATTCCTCCATACATTATTCTTGTGACTTCTTCTCTTGGAGCTGAGTTCTGAATTGCATTTACTAAAATTTGTATTGGATTTTGTCCAGTTCTAGCATAAATTATTTCGAAACAAGCTCTTACTATGTTGTAAGCAAGCATTTTTTTGCCTTTATTTTTGCCTGGTCTCATTAATTCGTTAATTAGCCTCTCTATAACTGGCATTTTTCCTTTTCCAAATCTTCTATGTTGATATCTACCACTTGAATGTGGAAGATAGACTGGCATTAATGATATATACTTCTTTAAGCTAGGATCTTTTATTTCTACTTTAGTATCCCATTTTCCAAATATTTTTACATCTAGTTTACTTAACTCGTAATCGCTCATTATACTTACCCATGTATTTCATAGATTAATATAACTAACTATTAATGAAGGGTTTAATATGTTTATAGCTAATATTTATTATGATAATGTCTGAGGAAGAAAGAGGTTACATAAAGGTAAATAAGGTTGATGCATTCATATACCCTCTAGATGGATTGCCTGTAATGGTATGCTATCTAGATGATGGACGAGAATTTAATTTATTTTATGTTCCAGTAGAAATAGTTATAGCAATAAATAAGTTAAAGAAACAGACTGAAGAAGATAGTATTCTAAATGATAAAAGAGAGAATATATTTGATATCTTAGCGTTTATCCCTGAGGTTACTGATGAATTAAGTAAACATATAAATAAAGTTATAATAGATGATATTTCTGGATCTTTATATATTGCTACTATCGAATTGAAGTTTGATGGTGTTATAATTCAAAAAAGGATGATACCTAGTCATGCGATATATCTAGCTTTAATTTCTAATAAGCCAATATATGTCAGGAAGACGCTTGTTGACGATCAAGAAAAAGAAAGAAAACAAGGGGGAGAAGAAAACAAATAGTATGTCTTAGCTATTTAAAGTATAACTAAAAATTATTTTATCTTACTGGTTTTTGTTTCTTTCCTTTGTATAATGCATCTAAAGATACTCCATTAACTAGAACTACTTTATATCTTACTCCAGGTAAGTCTCCCATTGATCTTCCTAATGTTCCACCAATTCCTGCTATTACTACCTCATCAT
This genomic window from Acidianus manzaensis contains:
- the rpsJ gene encoding 30S ribosomal protein S10, producing the protein MPSKARIRLWSNNVTDLNYVVNQIKAIVDKTGISMRGPVPLPTKRMEVPLMRLPHGEGRKKWEKWEMSIHKRVIDISADERVMRQLMRVRVPEDVYIEIELV
- a CDS encoding tRNA pseudouridine synthase A codes for the protein MDFYPFIYKIDEYCKYKNNWNIRKEAQTSENIGFFPDKRDITLLIKNSIINIDKPAGPTSHEVAFWIKQMFKVNKVGHGGTLEP
- a CDS encoding class I SAM-dependent methyltransferase, translated to MSIFVINEVVEGIPLSLVSHPGLFSKRKLDLGTRAFIENLILPEEGTVVDLGCGYGPIGIFIALKNPKLKIIMLDINPLAVKTAKLNVQRYHLENRIEVQKSDVLTELKTKVAAIYSNPPLSKGTDFLEKFAEQSSQKLDEKGFIQMIVYKGERNVIKYFSKYFNNIKVIKRIKGYSLIIVNN
- a CDS encoding 30S ribosomal protein S7 translates to MSDYELSKLDVKIFGKWDTKVEIKDPSLKKYISLMPVYLPHSSGRYQHRRFGKGKMPVIERLINELMRPGKNKGKKMLAYNIVRACFEIIYARTGQNPIQILVNAIQNSAPREEVTRIMYGGIVYYVAVDVSPQRRVDLALRYLVEGARNSSFNNPKPIDESLAEEILAAASNDPKSYAVRKKEETERIALSSR
- the tuf gene encoding translation elongation factor EF-1 subunit alpha, producing the protein MSQKPHLNLIVIGHVDHGKSTLVGRLLMERGFLDEKTIKEAEDAAKKLGKESDKYAFLLDRLKEERERGVTINLTFMKFETQKYFFTIIDAPGHRDFVKNMITGASQADAAIVAISAKKGEFESGMSAEGQTREHIILAKTMGINQVIVAVTKMDATDPPYDEKRFNEIKDVVTKFMKSFGYDMNKVTFVPVVAITDENVTKRSENMKWYNGPTLEEALDKLEVPPKPVDKPLRIPIQEVYSKSGVGTVPVGRVESGVLKVNDKLVFMPAGKTGEVRSIETHYTRLEKAEPGDNIGFNVRGVDKKDIKRGDVAGHTDVPPTVADEFTARIIVIWHPTAIAVGYTPVLHIHTASVACRISEIVSKLDPKTGKETEKNPQFIKQGDIAVVKFKPIKPLCAEKYSDFPALGRFAMRDMGKTVGVGVINDVKPQKVEIK
- a CDS encoding RNA-guided pseudouridylation complex pseudouridine synthase subunit Cbf5; its protein translation is MGLENATKILPYTTKAGKDYMCVMELHSDVEKEKVAEVVNQFKGKIYQRPPVRSSVKRRLRVKKIHDIEIVDSEGRLYLLKISSDPGTYMRKICHDIGIILGCGAHMRELRRIKSGIFTEDNLVTLQEVSEALYMWKNCKDETDLRKILMPMEIGLCGIPKIIIDDNTVDAISYGAPLNSPGIVAYQNFRKGDMVGILTLKGEAVSIGIAKVDSDKIPDRGEVISTKRVLIQRDLYPKAWKK
- a CDS encoding bifunctional nuclease family protein, with translation MSEEERGYIKVNKVDAFIYPLDGLPVMVCYLDDGREFNLFYVPVEIVIAINKLKKQTEEDSILNDKRENIFDILAFIPEVTDELSKHINKVIIDDISGSLYIATIELKFDGVIIQKRMIPSHAIYLALISNKPIYVRKTLVDDQEKERKQGGEENK
- a CDS encoding 50S ribosomal protein L14e, with protein sequence MPAIEIGRICVKTRGKDAGKKCVIADILDDNFVLITGPKKISGIKRKRANILHLEPTDKKIDIQKGASDDDIEKKIQEANLTEFMKEKLKIKIPVI